The following are encoded together in the Prosthecobacter sp. SYSU 5D2 genome:
- a CDS encoding cupin domain-containing protein: protein MNPPPESAAIPLSQAASPATGPLLIRHEGHTARERSTCGWRDRLISHEDAPLAPAAWAHAVDIDGARLHYHRRSTELYYVLEGSGSVLLDGVEQPVTRGSLVHIPPGVIHGARGHMRVLVIGIPDIAEDDYFEAERENAE, encoded by the coding sequence ATGAACCCGCCACCTGAGTCCGCTGCCATACCTTTGTCCCAGGCTGCCAGTCCGGCTACAGGACCTCTGCTGATCCGGCATGAAGGGCACACCGCCCGGGAACGCAGCACCTGCGGCTGGCGGGACCGCCTGATCAGCCATGAGGATGCCCCTCTGGCCCCGGCCGCCTGGGCGCATGCGGTGGATATTGACGGAGCCAGGCTGCACTATCACCGCCGCTCCACGGAACTGTATTACGTGCTGGAGGGCAGCGGCAGTGTGCTGCTGGATGGCGTGGAGCAGCCGGTCACACGCGGTTCTCTGGTCCACATCCCACCCGGTGTCATCCATGGCGCGCGTGGCCACATGCGCGTGCTGGTCATTGGCATCCCCGACATCGCCGAGGATGACTATTTCGAGGCGGAGAGGGAGAATGCAGAATGA